Proteins encoded within one genomic window of Granulicella pectinivorans:
- a CDS encoding TonB-dependent receptor — protein sequence MNQYLAPPKLFHTPWRLLLAFLLLTLPAAAQLSTATLSGIVSDATGAVVPNASITLVQTDTNFTRKSVSKSDGSYREEFLPVGPYKMTVAAPGFKTLERSGIVLAVMQNAELALTLQVGGSSESISVTADVPLVNLGSSTLGDTVSNLEIDNLPLVNRNVDRLLQLVPGVQNVQTVNNLGYQEIKVLVNGSTDGFVGQVSYYLDGGLNMTGLRNSGNQVPNPDAVSQFNVVTNNYSAQLGRYSSAVVSVVTKSGTNSFHGSAFEFFRDRNFNAIGHNSGVGATKNPYNQHRFGATIGGPIRHNKDFFFGSYGGYRSITYANHSGSLPSDAQLTGDFSENLPTPAEQASCTTAPSAAANTAVHFLVCHPTTASPTLGAGTPTLTPYANNKLPAVDVTAVNIIKFLKANLGPQQPNVPTDTRYTYRTRSPTPEQNEEYLIKTDHQLLPAHHLTLSYFLLNYKIRTDLGGFTQAWSYSNYANKQQNANISEVWTVSPRTVNQFWVNYTRQNGGRVPVSGDPSKRTLADFGSDFGVVGTPSLGQIAVGGVEGFTLSQAITGPKAGTNLYNVRDVLSTTRGHHSLYLGGEIGLEKDFQLTSLNNYGVFSFNSTNGPTGARTTNALSDFLAGIPASMGQDTGLYANANYFNYAGFAQDDWRILPNLTLNIGVRYDVQLAPTDPQSMQTNFTPGAQSHAFGTVNIIGKTGPQLAPVGLLFPGDPGVPRGGVFTPLNHVSPRFGFAYDPYGTGKTVFHGAAGLFFGGISGNEWEFPSNFAPYAVRNTYSKVVSLTHPYQGDPTEFPTGSNPYPGLSFNRANNTATFLPLNQIVAFDPNYRWPYSIQTNFGIQQQFGRSTALSIYYVGSFNRKTPLYNDINGPQFNITAAGTSGPSCADTTKACGYANNSGTVNNRRPLNSQYGLSAANPAYSNVFIIKSNQNSNYHGLQVTVEQRLTHHVSAKGYYSWSKTLQSNTLDSTSGLNGTFVDANYPQLEYHQRSDQDRRHMMTMSFLWKLDYFDRTPHIVRYILGNWRLNGIWTANSGQPFTVTTGTDNYFSGLGNNRPSLIPGTTPKLIDNGRSRVAMMNQWFDTSVYCRPGIDTGCPGLGPLGLLGNTRPATLSNPGYRNVDASAIKDFDIHDALKFELRTEVSNVFNLVNLGSPTASISSGLNFGKISGSGGSQRIIQVGGRILF from the coding sequence ATGAACCAGTACCTCGCTCCACCCAAGCTCTTCCACACCCCCTGGCGGCTCCTGCTCGCCTTCCTGCTCCTGACTCTTCCCGCGGCGGCCCAGCTCTCCACCGCAACGTTGTCCGGCATCGTGTCCGACGCCACCGGAGCTGTCGTTCCGAACGCCAGCATCACGCTCGTTCAGACCGACACCAACTTCACCCGGAAGAGCGTCTCCAAGAGCGACGGCTCCTACCGCGAGGAGTTTCTCCCCGTCGGGCCGTACAAGATGACCGTCGCCGCGCCGGGCTTCAAGACGCTGGAGCGTTCCGGCATCGTGCTGGCCGTCATGCAGAACGCCGAGCTGGCTCTCACCCTCCAGGTCGGCGGATCGTCCGAGAGCATCAGCGTGACGGCCGACGTTCCTCTGGTGAACCTCGGCAGCTCCACCCTCGGCGATACCGTCTCCAACCTCGAGATCGACAACCTGCCGCTCGTCAACCGGAACGTCGACCGTCTGCTCCAGCTCGTGCCCGGCGTGCAGAACGTCCAGACCGTCAACAATCTCGGCTACCAGGAGATCAAGGTCCTGGTCAACGGTTCCACCGACGGCTTCGTGGGCCAGGTCTCCTACTACCTCGACGGCGGTCTCAACATGACCGGTCTCCGCAACTCGGGCAACCAGGTTCCGAACCCGGATGCCGTCAGCCAGTTCAACGTCGTCACCAATAACTACAGCGCACAACTCGGCCGTTACTCCTCCGCCGTCGTCAGCGTCGTCACCAAGAGCGGAACCAACAGCTTCCACGGCTCGGCCTTCGAGTTCTTCCGCGATCGTAACTTCAACGCCATCGGCCATAACAGCGGTGTCGGCGCGACCAAGAACCCCTACAACCAGCATCGCTTCGGCGCCACCATCGGCGGCCCAATCCGCCACAACAAGGACTTCTTTTTCGGCAGCTACGGCGGCTACCGCTCCATCACATATGCCAACCACAGTGGCAGCCTGCCCAGCGACGCGCAGTTGACCGGAGACTTCTCGGAGAATCTGCCCACCCCGGCCGAACAGGCAAGCTGCACCACGGCTCCCAGCGCGGCGGCCAATACCGCCGTTCACTTCCTGGTCTGCCACCCGACCACCGCCTCACCCACCCTCGGCGCCGGAACACCCACGCTGACCCCCTATGCCAACAACAAGCTGCCCGCAGTCGATGTCACCGCAGTCAACATCATCAAGTTCCTGAAGGCGAATCTCGGCCCCCAACAGCCCAACGTCCCCACGGACACCCGCTACACCTATCGCACCCGATCGCCGACGCCGGAACAGAACGAAGAGTACCTGATCAAGACCGACCACCAGCTTCTTCCGGCGCACCACCTCACCCTCAGCTACTTCCTCCTCAACTACAAGATCCGCACCGATCTCGGCGGCTTTACCCAGGCATGGTCGTACTCCAACTACGCCAACAAGCAGCAGAACGCCAACATCAGCGAGGTCTGGACCGTCAGCCCTCGCACCGTCAACCAGTTCTGGGTCAACTACACCCGCCAGAATGGCGGACGCGTCCCTGTCTCCGGCGATCCCAGCAAGAGAACCCTTGCGGACTTCGGCTCCGACTTCGGCGTCGTCGGCACGCCCTCGCTGGGACAGATCGCCGTCGGCGGCGTGGAGGGCTTCACCCTCTCGCAGGCCATCACCGGACCCAAAGCCGGAACGAACCTCTACAACGTCCGCGACGTGCTCAGCACCACCCGCGGCCACCATTCCCTCTACCTCGGAGGCGAAATCGGCCTGGAGAAGGACTTCCAGCTCACCTCGCTGAACAACTATGGCGTCTTCAGCTTCAACTCGACCAACGGCCCCACGGGAGCACGCACCACCAACGCGCTCTCCGACTTCCTCGCCGGCATTCCCGCCAGCATGGGACAGGACACCGGTCTCTACGCCAACGCCAACTACTTCAACTACGCCGGCTTTGCCCAGGATGACTGGCGCATTCTGCCCAACCTCACCCTGAACATCGGCGTCCGCTACGACGTGCAGCTTGCTCCGACCGATCCGCAGTCGATGCAGACCAACTTCACCCCGGGTGCCCAGTCGCACGCGTTCGGAACCGTCAACATCATCGGCAAGACCGGACCCCAGCTCGCTCCCGTCGGCCTGCTCTTCCCCGGCGACCCTGGCGTGCCCAGAGGTGGTGTCTTCACGCCGCTCAACCACGTCTCGCCTCGCTTCGGGTTCGCCTACGATCCCTACGGCACAGGCAAGACCGTATTCCACGGCGCGGCTGGTCTCTTCTTCGGCGGCATCTCCGGCAATGAGTGGGAGTTCCCTTCGAACTTCGCGCCCTACGCCGTCCGCAACACCTACAGCAAGGTCGTTTCGCTCACCCATCCCTACCAGGGCGATCCCACCGAGTTCCCGACCGGCTCCAACCCCTATCCCGGCCTCAGCTTCAACCGCGCCAATAACACCGCTACCTTCCTGCCGCTGAACCAGATCGTAGCCTTCGACCCCAACTATCGCTGGCCGTACTCCATCCAGACAAACTTCGGCATTCAGCAGCAGTTTGGCCGCAGCACTGCGCTCAGCATCTACTACGTTGGCTCGTTCAACCGCAAAACACCGCTGTATAACGACATCAACGGTCCCCAGTTCAACATCACCGCCGCCGGAACCAGCGGGCCAAGCTGCGCCGACACCACCAAAGCCTGCGGCTACGCCAACAACAGCGGCACGGTCAACAATCGCCGTCCTCTCAACTCTCAGTACGGCCTCTCGGCCGCGAACCCCGCCTACTCCAACGTATTCATCATCAAGTCCAACCAGAACTCCAACTACCACGGCCTGCAGGTCACGGTTGAGCAGCGTCTCACCCACCATGTCAGCGCCAAGGGCTACTACTCCTGGAGCAAGACCCTCCAGAGCAACACCCTGGACAGCACCAGCGGCCTCAATGGAACGTTCGTCGATGCCAACTATCCACAGCTCGAGTACCACCAGAGATCGGACCAGGACCGCCGTCACATGATGACGATGTCCTTCCTCTGGAAGCTCGACTACTTCGACCGGACCCCGCACATCGTCCGTTACATCCTCGGCAACTGGAGGCTCAACGGAATCTGGACGGCAAACAGCGGTCAGCCGTTCACCGTGACCACCGGCACCGACAACTACTTCTCCGGCCTGGGCAACAACCGCCCCAGCCTCATCCCCGGCACCACGCCGAAACTGATCGACAACGGCCGCTCGCGCGTCGCCATGATGAACCAGTGGTTCGACACGTCGGTCTACTGCCGTCCTGGCATCGACACCGGTTGCCCCGGGCTTGGTCCTCTGGGCCTGCTCGGAAACACCCGTCCCGCAACCCTCAGCAACCCTGGCTATCGGAACGTCGATGCCTCGGCTATCAAGGACTTCGACATCCACGACGCGCTCAAGTTCGAGCTGCGCACGGAAGTCTCCAACGTCTTCAACCTCGTCAACCTCGGCTCACCGACCGCCAGCATCAGCTCCGGCCTCAACTTCGGCAAGATCTCCGGAAGTGGCGGCAGCCAGCGCATCATCCAGGTGGGCGGACGGATCCTCTTCTAA
- a CDS encoding TonB-dependent receptor has product MTLFRKRYLALAFALLFSVHAFAQTFRGTLSGTVVDAQGAVVAGASVQLSNPASSLALNAVSGKSGDFNFPELPVGTYNLSVTAPGFETNKLNNIDIAVSVVRNIKIELRVGSQAEVVEVKANGVQTDTTSAALITVIDSKSVQEMPMNGRNFTQMIKFTPGVNISSSVNGSRTASINYQVDGVDNVDAYLGIVASNQGGIQSVAGGLIPIEAIDQFSMQSGGEADQGRNAGANSNMVLKSGTNSIHGDVFYFDRNEFFASISPVAAIGSRKPLIRNHQGGFTLGGPIWKDHTFLFLAGEIQVAKANVALTDTVLSDAWLAQAKSFMTDPVVSAGAPVAVNPVSQGLYNVLFPADSKTGPATTNNYFANGPSNYNSFNGVIKLDHKFSDKYSISIHYIGTTGKQTAPTGSDYAEYFQTAPMHIHNASIVQTSVFTPNLLNIITFGTNYFKQTFNDANQNFNPAATAGLNLGLTGIIAAGAPTITVNGFDITGATQPSGRTDVTGHVTDNLHWTLGRHALKFGGEFRRANVDLIYFSNARGSFTFDGTRGPWDTAAGALTPAATAYCKNAGLAATCSQLSYIADFLAGTPTNANGAKLLQGNAERIFLLDTEDMWAQDDFKATSKLTLNLGVRYTIPGVVHDAANDLYSFVPGSTPSFKLPLYNNYYGSFGPRFGFAYSPFENNTTVIRGSYGLFYDVPGMSSMVSGTTTNGGDSYTQNNPAGPNAAVTYIASNVTFQTGINPFIGANPPQLGAFGVTPNIKTPYAETYSLGVEQQISRSTLLTVGYVGTAGHRLLGLIDLNQPVANGTSTASARPYPQLTFPGQSITTGKSLAGINQLGNISDSNFNSLQVVVKQAPWHGIVTTFNYTWAHSLDDGSSTTTPMNSYNVHQDYGNSTFDTRNTVTGFAYYDVPQLFHAFPRISKGWQANALYTFSGGTPISPLVSTDNSATKQLKDRPNYSGVSPLAGRTVITASNGTRQYQYLTNANASFAVPTPGTYGNLKRDNFYGPGFGAVDFSLFKHTPITERVMSEFRVECFNIANQANLANPSVSNINSSTFGRITNTRNGAGAPGLGYGEPRNVQFALKLQF; this is encoded by the coding sequence ATGACCCTTTTCCGGAAACGCTATCTCGCCCTAGCCTTCGCTCTCCTCTTCTCCGTGCACGCCTTTGCGCAGACATTCCGCGGCACCCTCTCCGGAACAGTCGTCGACGCTCAGGGTGCCGTTGTCGCCGGGGCTTCTGTCCAGCTCAGTAATCCGGCCAGCAGTCTCGCACTCAACGCCGTCTCCGGCAAGAGCGGCGACTTCAACTTCCCGGAACTCCCGGTCGGCACCTACAACCTCAGCGTGACCGCTCCCGGCTTTGAAACCAACAAGCTCAACAACATCGACATCGCCGTCTCCGTCGTTCGCAATATCAAGATCGAGCTCCGCGTCGGTTCGCAGGCTGAGGTCGTCGAAGTCAAAGCAAACGGCGTCCAGACTGACACCACATCCGCCGCGCTCATCACCGTCATCGACTCCAAGTCCGTGCAGGAGATGCCGATGAACGGACGTAACTTCACCCAGATGATCAAGTTCACGCCGGGCGTCAACATCTCCAGCTCCGTCAACGGATCCCGCACCGCCAGCATCAACTACCAGGTAGACGGCGTCGACAACGTCGATGCCTACCTCGGCATCGTGGCCTCCAATCAGGGCGGCATCCAGTCCGTCGCCGGCGGCCTCATCCCCATCGAAGCCATCGACCAGTTCTCCATGCAGTCCGGCGGCGAAGCCGATCAGGGCCGCAACGCCGGCGCCAACTCCAACATGGTGCTCAAGTCCGGGACCAACTCCATCCACGGCGACGTCTTCTACTTCGATCGCAACGAGTTCTTCGCGTCCATCTCGCCCGTAGCCGCCATCGGCTCGCGGAAGCCCCTCATCCGCAACCACCAGGGTGGTTTCACCCTCGGCGGCCCCATCTGGAAAGATCACACCTTTCTCTTCCTCGCCGGTGAAATTCAGGTGGCCAAGGCCAACGTCGCCCTCACCGACACCGTTCTCTCCGACGCATGGCTCGCCCAGGCAAAGTCCTTCATGACCGACCCAGTCGTCTCCGCCGGAGCACCCGTTGCGGTCAACCCCGTCAGCCAGGGCCTCTACAACGTTCTCTTCCCGGCCGACTCCAAGACCGGGCCCGCAACCACGAACAACTACTTCGCCAACGGCCCCTCCAACTACAACAGCTTCAACGGCGTCATCAAGCTCGATCACAAGTTCTCGGATAAGTACTCCATCTCCATTCACTACATCGGCACCACCGGCAAGCAGACCGCGCCCACCGGATCCGACTACGCCGAGTACTTCCAGACCGCGCCCATGCACATCCACAACGCATCGATCGTGCAGACCTCGGTCTTCACCCCCAACCTGCTCAACATCATCACCTTCGGCACCAACTACTTCAAGCAGACCTTCAACGACGCCAACCAGAACTTCAATCCCGCAGCCACGGCCGGCCTCAACCTCGGCCTCACCGGCATCATCGCCGCCGGCGCGCCCACCATCACCGTCAACGGCTTCGACATCACCGGCGCCACGCAGCCCTCGGGACGCACCGACGTCACCGGCCACGTCACCGACAACCTCCACTGGACGCTCGGCCGCCACGCCCTCAAGTTCGGTGGCGAGTTCCGCCGCGCCAACGTCGATCTCATCTACTTCTCCAACGCGCGCGGTTCCTTCACCTTCGACGGAACCCGCGGCCCCTGGGACACCGCGGCCGGAGCCCTCACCCCCGCTGCCACCGCGTACTGCAAGAATGCCGGCCTCGCCGCCACCTGCAGCCAGCTGAGCTACATCGCCGACTTCCTCGCCGGCACTCCCACCAATGCCAACGGTGCCAAGCTCCTCCAGGGCAACGCCGAACGCATCTTCCTGCTCGACACCGAAGACATGTGGGCGCAGGACGACTTCAAGGCCACCTCCAAACTCACCCTCAACCTCGGTGTACGCTACACCATCCCGGGCGTGGTGCATGATGCCGCGAACGATCTCTACAGCTTCGTCCCCGGCTCCACGCCAAGCTTCAAGCTCCCGCTCTACAACAACTACTATGGCTCCTTCGGACCGCGCTTCGGCTTTGCCTACTCGCCGTTTGAGAACAACACCACCGTCATCCGTGGTTCCTATGGGCTCTTCTACGACGTCCCCGGCATGAGCTCCATGGTCTCCGGAACCACCACCAACGGTGGCGACTCCTACACCCAGAACAACCCCGCCGGCCCCAACGCCGCCGTCACCTACATCGCCTCCAACGTCACCTTCCAGACCGGCATCAACCCCTTCATCGGAGCCAACCCGCCGCAACTCGGGGCCTTCGGTGTTACCCCCAACATCAAGACCCCCTACGCCGAGACCTACAGCCTCGGAGTGGAACAGCAGATCTCCCGCTCCACCCTGCTCACGGTCGGGTACGTCGGCACCGCTGGTCATCGCCTCCTGGGCCTGATCGATCTCAACCAGCCCGTCGCCAACGGCACCTCCACCGCCAGCGCCCGTCCTTATCCGCAGCTCACCTTCCCCGGCCAGTCCATCACCACCGGCAAGTCGCTGGCCGGCATCAACCAGCTTGGCAACATCTCCGACTCCAACTTCAACTCGTTGCAGGTCGTCGTCAAGCAGGCTCCCTGGCACGGTATCGTCACGACCTTCAACTACACCTGGGCCCACTCCCTCGATGATGGCTCCTCCACCACCACCCCGATGAACAGCTACAACGTCCATCAGGACTATGGCAACAGCACCTTCGATACCCGCAACACCGTCACCGGCTTCGCCTACTACGATGTGCCGCAGCTCTTCCACGCATTCCCGCGCATCAGCAAGGGATGGCAGGCCAACGCGCTCTACACCTTCTCCGGCGGCACGCCCATCAGCCCTCTTGTCTCGACCGACAACAGCGCCACCAAGCAGCTCAAGGACCGTCCCAACTACTCCGGCGTCAGCCCTCTGGCTGGCCGTACGGTGATCACTGCTTCGAACGGCACCCGCCAGTATCAGTACCTCACCAACGCCAACGCATCCTTCGCAGTTCCAACCCCCGGCACCTACGGAAACCTCAAGCGCGACAACTTCTACGGCCCCGGCTTCGGCGCCGTCGACTTCTCGCTCTTCAAGCACACGCCCATCACCGAGCGGGTCATGAGCGAGTTCCGCGTCGAGTGCTTCAACATCGCCAACCAGGCCAACCTCGCCAACCCGTCCGTCTCGAACATCAACTCGAGCACCTTCGGTCGCATCACCAACACCCGCAACGGTGCCGGCGCTCCCGGCCTCGGATACGGCGAACCCCGCAACGTGCAGTTCGCCCTGAAGCTGCAGTTCTAA
- a CDS encoding alginate lyase family protein has protein sequence MDRRQFCTSGLATASFAVAPFSSFAASGLDLARLDLARIERPRVLRLANASLSEQPITVTASHSDRSPGGPHDYFSEGDYWWPNPADPDGPYIQRDGQSNPANFNDHRLALIRLSLQMPALTAAWKITGQKRYAAKAADHLRAWFITPATRMNPNLQYAQAIHKISTGRNFGIIDTLHLIEVARAVTILKPALPPAEYEATLAWFSEYLTWLTTSQFGQLERDTKNNHAVTWLLQAAEFAHLTGNIAVTEDCRTRLTTILIPNQIAPDGSLPQELARTKPYSYALFCLDAFATCAQVLSAPSDNTLWTSIGPAIAFMTPFIRNKTTWPYKHDIEHWEEFPVRQPSLLFGGLALHQPAWIALWKTLDPDPTSPEVIRNFPIRQPILWV, from the coding sequence ATGGACCGCAGACAGTTCTGTACCTCCGGGCTCGCCACCGCAAGCTTCGCCGTGGCTCCCTTCTCCAGCTTCGCGGCCTCCGGTCTCGATCTGGCCCGGCTCGATCTGGCCCGGATCGAACGGCCCCGTGTCCTTCGGCTTGCCAACGCATCCCTGAGCGAGCAGCCCATCACCGTCACGGCCTCTCACTCCGACCGCAGCCCCGGCGGCCCGCACGACTACTTCTCCGAAGGCGACTATTGGTGGCCGAACCCCGCCGACCCGGACGGTCCCTACATCCAGCGTGACGGCCAGTCCAACCCCGCCAACTTCAACGACCATCGCCTTGCGCTCATCCGCCTCTCGCTCCAGATGCCGGCCCTCACCGCCGCCTGGAAGATCACCGGACAGAAACGCTATGCCGCCAAGGCCGCCGACCATCTCCGCGCCTGGTTCATCACGCCCGCTACCCGGATGAATCCGAATCTCCAGTACGCGCAGGCGATCCACAAGATTTCCACCGGTCGCAACTTCGGCATCATCGACACGCTGCACCTCATCGAGGTCGCCCGCGCCGTCACGATCCTCAAGCCCGCCCTTCCCCCCGCCGAGTACGAAGCCACCCTCGCCTGGTTCAGCGAGTACCTCACCTGGCTCACCACCTCGCAGTTCGGCCAACTGGAGCGCGACACCAAAAACAACCACGCCGTCACCTGGCTCCTGCAGGCCGCCGAGTTCGCCCACCTCACCGGCAACATCGCCGTCACCGAAGACTGCCGCACGCGCCTCACGACCATCCTCATCCCCAACCAGATCGCCCCCGATGGCAGCCTGCCACAGGAGCTCGCCCGCACCAAGCCCTACAGCTACGCCCTCTTCTGTCTCGACGCCTTCGCCACCTGCGCCCAGGTTCTTTCCGCCCCATCCGACAACACCCTCTGGACCAGCATCGGCCCCGCCATCGCCTTCATGACACCCTTCATCCGCAACAAAACCACCTGGCCCTACAAACACGACATCGAACACTGGGAGGAGTTCCCCGTGCGGCAGCCCAGTCTTCTCTTCGGTGGCCTTGCCCTCCACCAACCCGCCTGGATCGCCCTCTGGAAGACCCTCGACCCCGACCCCACGTCGCCCGAGGTCATCCGCAACTTCCCCATCCGCCAGCCCATTCTCTGGGTCTAA
- a CDS encoding sugar phosphate isomerase/epimerase family protein, giving the protein MTISRRRFIGTTAGAVAAFGLGGRMAFANPLGLPLGIQLYSVRKEMAQDFEGTLAGVAEAGYTEVESAALPKKSAKEIRAALDKAGLKCVSAHRGFGDFKDRFDETVAFDKECGVTNMICPGPGRRDPSVKGPITLDDWHYNAEQFNLFGEKLAKLGITFGYHNHTGEFAETEGKIPYFELLRLTDPKKVTFELDCGWAFVAGRNPADLMKAYPYRFSMVHVKDFKLPPNPSPEAREEAKVTELGQGSTDYKPVFVQAKKTQHIKHAFVEQEAFDMPWKESLKVDAAYLRKL; this is encoded by the coding sequence ATGACGATTTCACGCAGACGGTTTATCGGGACCACAGCAGGAGCCGTGGCGGCGTTTGGGCTGGGCGGGCGGATGGCGTTTGCGAATCCGCTTGGCCTCCCTCTGGGGATTCAGCTTTACTCCGTCCGCAAGGAGATGGCGCAGGACTTCGAGGGGACGCTCGCGGGCGTGGCCGAGGCGGGCTACACCGAGGTGGAGTCGGCTGCGCTGCCCAAGAAGTCCGCGAAGGAGATTCGTGCGGCGCTCGATAAGGCCGGATTGAAGTGTGTGAGCGCGCACCGTGGTTTTGGAGACTTCAAGGATCGCTTCGACGAGACGGTGGCCTTCGATAAGGAGTGCGGGGTGACGAATATGATCTGTCCCGGGCCGGGACGGCGCGATCCGAGTGTGAAGGGACCGATCACGCTGGACGACTGGCACTATAACGCAGAGCAGTTCAACCTCTTCGGCGAGAAGCTGGCCAAGTTGGGGATCACATTCGGGTATCACAACCATACGGGTGAGTTTGCCGAGACCGAGGGTAAGATTCCTTACTTCGAGCTTCTGCGTTTGACCGATCCGAAGAAGGTGACGTTCGAACTCGATTGCGGTTGGGCGTTTGTGGCGGGCAGGAACCCGGCCGACCTGATGAAGGCGTATCCGTACCGGTTTTCGATGGTGCATGTGAAGGACTTCAAGCTGCCGCCGAATCCTTCGCCGGAGGCGCGTGAGGAGGCGAAGGTGACGGAGCTTGGTCAGGGCAGCACGGACTACAAGCCGGTGTTCGTGCAGGCAAAGAAGACCCAGCACATCAAGCATGCCTTCGTGGAGCAGGAGGCGTTCGATATGCCGTGGAAGGAGTCGCTGAAGGTGGATGCGGCTTATCTTCGCAAGCTTTAG
- a CDS encoding LacI family DNA-binding transcriptional regulator: protein MDEPLRKPYSAPISLKQLAEYLKLSPATVSLVVNNAPHVRTIAKATRARVLEAAKELNYRPNSLARSLRTRQTFTIGVIVPELSEGYFTILMNAVESSLLQAGYLHFVVSHQWQPDLIDEYPKLLLNRFVDGLLLVNTELHQAVNVPVVSISGHKKMQGVTNILLNHDRSAMLALKHLYDLGHRRIAFMRGQRHVSDSQSRWESTMGRAQEIGIEVDPELCIYLEANSWLPELGYGPTRDLLSRRRDFTALFCFNDTAALGAIRAIADAGLSCPGDISVVGFDDIAVAAYHLPSLTTVRQPLRQMGEIAAQLLIKRIQNPNEEYADAIHFDPELMARESTREVSG, encoded by the coding sequence ATGGATGAGCCTTTGCGAAAGCCGTACTCCGCGCCGATCAGCCTGAAGCAGCTTGCGGAGTATCTGAAGCTGTCGCCTGCAACGGTTTCGCTGGTGGTGAACAATGCGCCGCATGTGCGGACGATTGCGAAGGCTACGCGGGCGCGGGTGCTGGAGGCGGCGAAGGAGCTGAACTACAGGCCGAACAGCCTGGCTCGATCGCTGCGAACGCGGCAGACGTTTACGATCGGCGTGATTGTGCCGGAGTTGAGCGAAGGGTACTTCACGATTCTCATGAACGCGGTGGAGAGTTCGTTGCTGCAGGCGGGGTATCTGCATTTTGTGGTGAGCCACCAGTGGCAGCCGGACCTGATCGATGAGTATCCAAAGTTGTTGCTGAATCGTTTCGTCGATGGGCTTCTGCTGGTGAATACGGAGCTGCACCAGGCGGTGAATGTGCCGGTGGTATCGATCTCCGGGCATAAGAAGATGCAGGGTGTGACGAACATTCTGCTGAACCACGACCGGTCGGCGATGCTGGCGTTAAAGCATTTGTACGATCTGGGGCACAGGCGCATCGCGTTCATGCGAGGGCAGAGGCATGTGTCGGATTCGCAGTCCAGATGGGAGAGCACGATGGGACGCGCGCAGGAGATTGGGATCGAGGTGGATCCGGAGCTGTGTATTTATCTTGAAGCGAACTCCTGGTTGCCGGAGCTGGGGTACGGGCCGACGCGGGATTTGTTGAGCCGCCGGCGGGATTTCACGGCGTTATTCTGCTTCAACGATACGGCTGCGCTGGGGGCGATCCGGGCGATTGCGGATGCGGGGCTCTCGTGCCCGGGCGACATCTCGGTGGTGGGTTTCGACGACATTGCCGTGGCGGCGTATCATCTGCCGAGTCTGACTACGGTGCGTCAGCCGCTGCGACAGATGGGCGAGATCGCGGCGCAGTTGTTGATCAAACGGATTCAGAACCCGAACGAAGAATATGCGGATGCGATTCATTTCGATCCGGAGTTGATGGCGCGGGAGTCTACGCGCGAGGTGAGTGGATGA
- a CDS encoding alginate lyase family protein, which translates to MIRTLSTLALCLSALAPANASPLLSPWDADPIALTNAAYTCPAIPAIARDLTTDGFYRLDDPTHSIIDPVREAAYKASADPVKKAGAIIVAAADAYRTTGSRAAAQCVVDRTFSMAQAQSLTGKMSSNQAYYVQGWIAGAIAIAYLKVRATHLETPEQNDLIGKWLISVNNQTTAYYDRDHKSGDAQNNHYYWAGIQSTAIGTVANDRHAFDWGIHTYKTGVGQIRPDGTLPREMERGTRALHYHLYALAPLVLLAEFGEANGDDLYALDQGAIHKLVKISVAGMVDPAFFAKTTGIQQEHAATPSGDQIGWAPPYQRRFPNPTLARFIANAPSLSVPYLGGLPPK; encoded by the coding sequence ATGATCCGCACCCTCAGCACCCTTGCCCTCTGCCTCTCTGCACTCGCCCCAGCAAACGCTTCCCCACTCCTTTCGCCGTGGGACGCCGACCCCATCGCCCTCACCAACGCCGCTTATACCTGTCCGGCGATCCCCGCGATCGCTCGCGATCTCACTACCGACGGCTTCTACCGCCTCGACGATCCAACCCACTCCATCATCGATCCCGTACGTGAAGCCGCGTATAAAGCCTCCGCCGACCCGGTCAAAAAGGCCGGAGCCATCATCGTTGCCGCCGCCGACGCCTACCGCACAACCGGCTCTCGCGCCGCCGCCCAATGTGTCGTCGACCGCACCTTCTCCATGGCGCAGGCCCAATCGCTCACCGGCAAGATGTCCTCGAATCAGGCCTACTACGTGCAGGGCTGGATCGCGGGAGCCATCGCCATCGCCTACCTCAAGGTCCGCGCCACCCACCTGGAAACGCCGGAACAAAACGACCTGATCGGCAAGTGGCTGATCAGCGTCAACAACCAGACCACCGCCTACTACGACCGCGACCACAAGAGCGGCGATGCCCAGAACAACCACTACTACTGGGCCGGAATCCAGTCCACCGCCATTGGCACCGTCGCCAACGACAGGCACGCCTTCGACTGGGGCATCCACACCTACAAGACCGGAGTCGGCCAGATCCGCCCCGACGGCACCCTCCCCCGCGAGATGGAGCGCGGCACCCGCGCCCTCCACTATCACCTTTACGCGCTCGCTCCCCTCGTCCTGCTCGCCGAGTTCGGTGAAGCCAACGGCGACGATCTCTACGCGCTCGACCAGGGAGCCATCCACAAGCTCGTGAAGATCTCCGTCGCTGGCATGGTCGACCCTGCCTTCTTCGCCAAGACTACAGGCATCCAGCAGGAGCACGCCGCCACACCGTCAGGCGACCAGATCGGCTGGGCGCCTCCCTACCAGCGCCGCTTTCCCAACCCCACCCTGGCCCGCTTCATCGCCAACGCCCCCAGCCTCAGCGTCCCCTACCTGGGTGGTCTCCCGCCCAAATAA